Proteins found in one Equus przewalskii isolate Varuska chromosome 20, EquPr2, whole genome shotgun sequence genomic segment:
- the SLC27A1 gene encoding long-chain fatty acid transport protein 1 isoform X1, protein MRAPGAGWVSVASLVLLWLLGLPWTWSAAAALGVYVGGGGWRFLRIVCKTARRDLFGLSVLIRVRLELQRHRRACHTVPRIFQAVAQRQPERPALVDAASGACWTFAQLDAYSNAVANLFRQLGFVPGDVVAIFLEGRPEFVGLWLGLAKAGVEAALLNVNLRREPLAFCLGTSGAKALVFGGELAAAVAEVSAQLGKSLLKFCSGDVEPEGVLPDTQLLEPLLREASTAPLAQPPGKGMDDRLFYIYTSGTTGLPKAAIIVHSRFYRMAAFSHHAYSMRAADVLYDCLPLYHSAGNIIGVGQCLLYGLTVVLRKKFSASRFWDDCVQYDCTVVQYIGEICRYLLRQPVREAEARHRVRLAVGNGLRPAIWEEFAQRFGVRQIGEFYGATECNCSIANMDGKVGSCGFNSRILPHVYPIRLVKVNEDTMELLRDAQGLCIPCQAGEPGLLVGQINQQDPLRRFDGYISESATSKKITHSVFQKGDSAYLSGDVLVMDELGYMYFRDRGGDTFRWRGENVSTTEVEGVLSRLLGQTDVAVYGVAVPGVEGKAGMAAIVDPHGQLSPNALYQELQKVLAPYARPVFLRLLPQVDTTGTFKIQKTRLQREGFDPRQTSDRLFFLDLKQGHYLPLDQGVYTHICSGAFAL, encoded by the exons aTGCGGGCGCCGGGTGCGGGCTGGGTCTCCGTGGCCTCGCTGGTGCTGTTATGGCTGCTGGGGCTGCCGTGGACCTGGAGCGCAGCGGCGGCCCTCGGCGTCTACGTGGGCGGCGGCGGCTGGCGTTTCCTGCGCATCGTCTGCAAGACCGCGCGGCGGGACCTCTT TGGTCTCTCCGTGCTGATCCGCGTGCGCCTGGAGCTGCAGCGGCACCGGCGCGCCTGCCACACGGTCCCGCGCATCTTCCAGGCAGTGGCGCAGCGGCAGCCTGAGCGCCCGGCGCTGGTGGACGCAGCCAGCGGGGCGTGCTGGACCTTCGCGCAGCTGGACGCCTACTCCAACGCCGTGGCCAACCTCTTCCGCCAGCTGGGCTTCGTGCCGGGCGACGTGGTGGCCATCTTCCTGGAGGGCAGGCCTGAGTTTGTGGGGCTGTGGCTCGGCCTGGCCAAGGCGGGCGTGGAGGCCGCGCTGCTCAACGTGAACCTGCGGCGCGAGCCCCTGGCCTTCTGCCTGGGCACCTCGGGCGCCAAGGCCCTGGTCTTCGGAGGGGAGCTGGCGGCAG CGGTGGCCGAGGTGAGCGCACAGCTGGGGAAGAGCCTGCTCAAGTTCTGCTCTGGAGACGTGGAGCCTGAGGGCGTCTTGCCAGACACCCAGCTCCTGGAGCCGCTGCTGAGGGAGGCCTCCACTGCCCCTCTGGCACAGCCCCCTGGCAAGGGCATGGACG ATCGACTCTTCTACATCTACACATCGGGGACCACGGGGCTGCCCAAGGCCGCCATCATCGTGCACAGCAG GTTCTACCGCATGGCGGCCTTCAGCCACCACGCCTACAGCATGCGGGCGGCAGACGTGCTCTACGACTGCCTGCCCCTGTACCACTCGGCAG GGAACATCATCGGCGTGGGCCAGTGTCTGCTGTACGGGCTCACCGTCGTCCTCCGCAAGAAGTTCTCGGCCAGCCGCTTCTGGGATGACTGCGTCCAGTACGACTGCACG gtgGTGCAGTACATCGGCGAGATCTGCCGCTACCTGCTGCGGCAGCCGGTGCGCGAGGCGGAGGCCCGGCACCGCGTGCGCCTGGCCGTGGGCAACGGGCTGCGGCCGGCCATCTGGGAGGAGTTCGCGCAGCGCTTCGGTGTGCGCCAGATCGGCGAGTTCTACGGGGCCACCGAGTGCAACTGCAGCATCGCCAACATGGACGGCAAG GTCGGCTCCTGTGGCTTCAACAGCCGCATCCTGCCCCATGTGTACCCCATCCGGCTGGTGAAGGTCAATGAGGACACCATGGAACTCCTGCGGGATGCCCAGGGCCTCTGCATTCCATGCCAGGCCG gggaGCCTGGCCTCCTCGTGGGCCAGATCAACCAGCAGGACCCACTGCGGCGATTCGATGGCTACATCAGCGAGAGCGCCACCAGCAAGAAGATCACCCACAGCGTCTTCCAGAAGGGCGACAGCGCCTACCTCTCAG gTGATGTGCTGGTGATGGATGAGCTGGGCTACATGTACTTCCGGGACCGCGGTGGGGACACCTTCCGCTGGCGTGGGGAGAACGTCTccaccactgaagtggagggcgtACTGAGCCGCCTCCTGGGTCAAACAGATGTGGCCGTGTATGGGGTCGCCGTACCAG GAGTAGAGGGCAAAGCAGGCATGGCTGCCATCGTGGACCCCCACGGCCAGCTGAGCCCCAACGCGCTGTACCAGGAGCTACAGAAGGTGCTGGCGCCCTACGCCCGGCCCGTCTTCCTCCGCCTCCTACCCCAAGTGGACACCACAG
- the SLC27A1 gene encoding long-chain fatty acid transport protein 1 isoform X2: MTVASERRRASAMRLGGSEPDRMRAPGAGWVSVASLVLLWLLGLPWTWSAAAALGVYVGGGGWRFLRIVCKTARRDLFGLSVLIRVRLELQRHRRACHTVPRIFQAVAQRQPERPALVDAASGACWTFAQLDAYSNAVANLFRQLGFVPGDVVAIFLEGRPEFVGLWLGLAKAGVEAALLNVNLRREPLAFCLGTSGAKALVFGGELAAAVAEVSAQLGKSLLKFCSGDVEPEGVLPDTQLLEPLLREASTAPLAQPPGKGMDDRLFYIYTSGTTGLPKAAIIVHSRFYRMAAFSHHAYSMRAADVLYDCLPLYHSAGNIIGVGQCLLYGLTVVLRKKFSASRFWDDCVQYDCTVVQYIGEICRYLLRQPVREAEARHRVRLAVGNGLRPAIWEEFAQRFGVRQIGEFYGATECNCSIANMDGKVGSCGFNSRILPHVYPIRLVKVNEDTMELLRDAQGLCIPCQAGEPGLLVGQINQQDPLRRFDGYISESATSKKITHSVFQKGDSAYLSGDVLVMDELGYMYFRDRGGDTFRWRGENVSTTEVEGVLSRLLGQTDVAVYGVAVPGVEGKAGMAAIVDPHGQLSPNALYQELQKVLAPYARPVFLRLLPQVDTTGTFKIQKTRLQREGFDPRQTSDRLFFLDLKQGHYLPLDQGVYTHICSGAFAL; encoded by the exons ATGACTGTAGCCTCCGAAAGGAGGCGGGCCTCGGCTATGCGGCTGGGGGGCTCTGAGCCAGACAG gaTGCGGGCGCCGGGTGCGGGCTGGGTCTCCGTGGCCTCGCTGGTGCTGTTATGGCTGCTGGGGCTGCCGTGGACCTGGAGCGCAGCGGCGGCCCTCGGCGTCTACGTGGGCGGCGGCGGCTGGCGTTTCCTGCGCATCGTCTGCAAGACCGCGCGGCGGGACCTCTT TGGTCTCTCCGTGCTGATCCGCGTGCGCCTGGAGCTGCAGCGGCACCGGCGCGCCTGCCACACGGTCCCGCGCATCTTCCAGGCAGTGGCGCAGCGGCAGCCTGAGCGCCCGGCGCTGGTGGACGCAGCCAGCGGGGCGTGCTGGACCTTCGCGCAGCTGGACGCCTACTCCAACGCCGTGGCCAACCTCTTCCGCCAGCTGGGCTTCGTGCCGGGCGACGTGGTGGCCATCTTCCTGGAGGGCAGGCCTGAGTTTGTGGGGCTGTGGCTCGGCCTGGCCAAGGCGGGCGTGGAGGCCGCGCTGCTCAACGTGAACCTGCGGCGCGAGCCCCTGGCCTTCTGCCTGGGCACCTCGGGCGCCAAGGCCCTGGTCTTCGGAGGGGAGCTGGCGGCAG CGGTGGCCGAGGTGAGCGCACAGCTGGGGAAGAGCCTGCTCAAGTTCTGCTCTGGAGACGTGGAGCCTGAGGGCGTCTTGCCAGACACCCAGCTCCTGGAGCCGCTGCTGAGGGAGGCCTCCACTGCCCCTCTGGCACAGCCCCCTGGCAAGGGCATGGACG ATCGACTCTTCTACATCTACACATCGGGGACCACGGGGCTGCCCAAGGCCGCCATCATCGTGCACAGCAG GTTCTACCGCATGGCGGCCTTCAGCCACCACGCCTACAGCATGCGGGCGGCAGACGTGCTCTACGACTGCCTGCCCCTGTACCACTCGGCAG GGAACATCATCGGCGTGGGCCAGTGTCTGCTGTACGGGCTCACCGTCGTCCTCCGCAAGAAGTTCTCGGCCAGCCGCTTCTGGGATGACTGCGTCCAGTACGACTGCACG gtgGTGCAGTACATCGGCGAGATCTGCCGCTACCTGCTGCGGCAGCCGGTGCGCGAGGCGGAGGCCCGGCACCGCGTGCGCCTGGCCGTGGGCAACGGGCTGCGGCCGGCCATCTGGGAGGAGTTCGCGCAGCGCTTCGGTGTGCGCCAGATCGGCGAGTTCTACGGGGCCACCGAGTGCAACTGCAGCATCGCCAACATGGACGGCAAG GTCGGCTCCTGTGGCTTCAACAGCCGCATCCTGCCCCATGTGTACCCCATCCGGCTGGTGAAGGTCAATGAGGACACCATGGAACTCCTGCGGGATGCCCAGGGCCTCTGCATTCCATGCCAGGCCG gggaGCCTGGCCTCCTCGTGGGCCAGATCAACCAGCAGGACCCACTGCGGCGATTCGATGGCTACATCAGCGAGAGCGCCACCAGCAAGAAGATCACCCACAGCGTCTTCCAGAAGGGCGACAGCGCCTACCTCTCAG gTGATGTGCTGGTGATGGATGAGCTGGGCTACATGTACTTCCGGGACCGCGGTGGGGACACCTTCCGCTGGCGTGGGGAGAACGTCTccaccactgaagtggagggcgtACTGAGCCGCCTCCTGGGTCAAACAGATGTGGCCGTGTATGGGGTCGCCGTACCAG GAGTAGAGGGCAAAGCAGGCATGGCTGCCATCGTGGACCCCCACGGCCAGCTGAGCCCCAACGCGCTGTACCAGGAGCTACAGAAGGTGCTGGCGCCCTACGCCCGGCCCGTCTTCCTCCGCCTCCTACCCCAAGTGGACACCACAG